A single genomic interval of Streptomyces sp. 1222.5 harbors:
- a CDS encoding MFS transporter, whose protein sequence is MTNSTSTDPTAPPTSATRAGRREWTALGVLMLPLLLVSMDVSVLYFATPAISADLRPSGTQQLWIFDIYGFVLAGLLMTMGALGDRIGRRKLLLMGAAAFGGASLLAAYANSAETLIAARAILGIGGATLMPSTMALVRTMFTDPGQRAKAIGLWSGVMTGGIALGSVMSGVLVEHFWWGSVFLVNLPAMVLLLVLGPVLLPESRNPEPGRFDWVSVPLSMAAVLPVIYGLKEIPSEGWHPLYVVSITVGLLFAAVFVRRQRTGASPLVPPALFRGHGFTPSLVLTLVSAFGMMGSAIFTTQYLQSVLGKSPLAAALWSLLPSVFIGVAAPLTTQLVQRGVNRAYVVAGGFAVTAAGYALLAFTGTDSLLLVLAAAGVLACGVVAVMSQLTDLAMSSAPVERAGTASSLMETGTEFGGALGMAVLGSIGTALYRHGMPATDPAEARETLGGALADAARLPGGAGDSLLATAKEAFTSGMHGVAIAGAVLLALAAVGAAVSLRRIEVRADH, encoded by the coding sequence ATGACCAACTCGACGAGCACCGACCCGACCGCACCGCCCACCTCCGCCACCCGCGCCGGACGCCGCGAGTGGACCGCCCTCGGCGTGCTGATGCTGCCGCTGCTGCTGGTCTCGATGGACGTCTCCGTGCTCTACTTCGCCACCCCCGCGATCAGCGCGGACCTGCGGCCCAGCGGCACCCAGCAGCTGTGGATCTTCGACATCTACGGCTTCGTGCTGGCCGGCCTGCTGATGACGATGGGCGCCCTCGGCGACCGCATCGGCCGCCGCAAGCTCCTCCTCATGGGCGCCGCGGCCTTCGGCGGGGCCTCGCTCCTCGCGGCCTACGCGAACAGCGCCGAGACCCTGATCGCCGCCCGCGCGATCCTCGGCATCGGCGGGGCCACCCTGATGCCGTCGACCATGGCCCTGGTGCGCACGATGTTCACCGACCCCGGCCAGCGGGCGAAGGCGATCGGTCTGTGGTCCGGCGTGATGACCGGCGGCATCGCCCTGGGCTCGGTGATGAGCGGTGTCCTCGTCGAGCACTTCTGGTGGGGCTCGGTCTTCCTGGTCAACCTGCCCGCGATGGTGCTGCTGCTGGTCCTCGGCCCGGTGCTGCTGCCCGAGTCCCGCAACCCCGAGCCGGGACGGTTCGACTGGGTGAGCGTGCCGCTGTCGATGGCCGCCGTCCTGCCCGTGATCTACGGCCTCAAGGAGATCCCGTCCGAGGGCTGGCACCCGCTGTACGTCGTCTCCATCACCGTCGGCCTGCTCTTCGCCGCCGTGTTCGTCCGCCGCCAGCGCACCGGCGCCTCCCCCCTGGTGCCGCCCGCCCTCTTCCGGGGCCACGGCTTCACCCCGTCGCTGGTGCTGACCCTGGTCTCCGCGTTCGGGATGATGGGCTCGGCCATCTTCACCACGCAGTACCTCCAGTCGGTCCTCGGCAAGAGCCCGCTGGCGGCCGCGCTGTGGAGCCTGCTCCCGTCGGTGTTCATCGGCGTCGCCGCACCGCTCACCACCCAGCTCGTCCAGCGGGGCGTCAACCGCGCCTACGTCGTCGCCGGCGGCTTCGCGGTCACGGCGGCCGGCTACGCGCTGCTCGCCTTCACCGGCACCGACTCCCTGCTGCTGGTGCTGGCCGCGGCCGGCGTCCTGGCCTGCGGAGTGGTCGCGGTGATGTCCCAGCTGACCGACCTGGCCATGAGCAGCGCCCCGGTGGAGCGGGCCGGCACCGCGTCCTCCCTCATGGAGACCGGTACGGAGTTCGGCGGCGCGCTCGGCATGGCCGTCCTCGGCTCCATCGGTACGGCGCTCTACCGCCACGGGATGCCGGCCACGGACCCGGCGGAGGCCCGCGAGACCCTGGGCGGCGCCCTGGCCGACGCGGCCCGGCTGCCCGGCGGGGCCGGCGACTCCCTCCTCGCCACCGCCAAGGAGGCGTTCACCAGCGGGATGCACGGCGTGGCGATCGCCGGCGCGGTGCTGCTGGCCCTCGCCGCGGTCGGCGCCGCGGTGAGCCTGCGGAGGATCGAGGTCCGGGCCGACCACTAG
- a CDS encoding TetR/AcrR family transcriptional regulator: MGHREDLLEGAKSCLLEKGFARTTARDIVKASGTNLASIGYHYGSKDALLAQAYVALVENMSGAFDGDDASVIEGAPGSLERFRWVWTNIVGTMREPGSVWRLSMEVMTIDLPEVREHLSRAQREGGRGLVAMLMGVPEEEVSDETADTLGRFYLTLMTGLIAQWTFDPGTAPDGDALTEGLRLIIESATKG, from the coding sequence ATGGGACACCGTGAAGATCTGCTCGAGGGCGCCAAGAGCTGCCTGCTGGAGAAGGGGTTCGCGCGGACCACCGCGCGGGACATCGTGAAGGCGTCGGGCACCAACCTGGCGTCGATCGGCTACCACTACGGCTCCAAGGACGCGCTGCTCGCGCAGGCGTACGTGGCACTCGTGGAGAACATGTCCGGCGCCTTCGACGGCGACGACGCCTCCGTGATCGAGGGCGCGCCCGGATCGCTGGAGCGCTTCCGATGGGTGTGGACGAACATCGTCGGCACCATGCGGGAGCCCGGCTCGGTGTGGCGGCTGAGCATGGAAGTCATGACCATCGACCTGCCGGAGGTGCGCGAGCACCTGTCCCGCGCGCAGCGGGAGGGCGGGCGCGGGCTGGTCGCGATGCTGATGGGCGTCCCCGAGGAGGAGGTCTCCGACGAGACCGCGGACACGCTCGGCCGGTTCTACCTGACCCTCATGACCGGGCTCATCGCCCAGTGGACGTTCGACCCCGGCACCGCCCCCGACGGGGACGCCCTGACCGAGGGCCTCCGCCTGATCATCGAGTCGGCCACGAAGGGCTGA
- a CDS encoding proline dehydrogenase family protein: protein MLGPVILAASRSDRMRRLISAAPVTKQVVDRFIPGETVDDIVPIIAELTDKGLELTMDVVGEDITTPEQAAAARDAYLALIDHLKQLGLGERVEMSVKLSMFGQALDGGHELALANVRPVVEAAAAIGTTVTLDAEDHTTLDSMFAIHEELRKEFPQTGCVIQAYLFRTEADARRLAEAGSRVRLVKGAYKEPAEVAYQQKHEIDKAYVRVLRTLMEGEGYPMIGSHDPRLIAIGQELAHQAGRKLDEYEFQMLYGIRSDEHLRLAAEGHRMRVYTAYGTDWYGYFMRRLAEKPANLRFFLRSMVSKG, encoded by the coding sequence GTGCTGGGTCCCGTGATTCTCGCCGCGTCGCGCAGCGACCGGATGCGACGCCTGATCTCGGCGGCCCCGGTCACCAAGCAGGTCGTCGACCGCTTCATCCCGGGTGAGACCGTGGACGACATCGTCCCGATCATCGCGGAGCTGACGGACAAGGGCCTCGAGCTGACGATGGACGTCGTCGGCGAGGACATCACCACCCCCGAGCAGGCCGCCGCCGCCCGTGACGCCTACCTGGCGCTGATCGACCACCTCAAGCAGCTGGGCCTGGGCGAGCGGGTCGAGATGTCCGTGAAGCTGTCGATGTTCGGCCAGGCGCTGGACGGCGGCCACGAGCTGGCCCTCGCCAACGTCCGCCCGGTCGTCGAGGCCGCCGCCGCCATCGGCACCACCGTCACGCTCGACGCCGAGGACCACACCACCCTGGACTCGATGTTCGCCATCCACGAGGAGCTGCGGAAGGAGTTCCCGCAGACCGGCTGCGTCATCCAGGCCTACCTCTTCCGCACCGAGGCCGACGCCCGCCGCCTGGCGGAGGCCGGCAGCCGTGTGCGCCTGGTGAAGGGCGCCTACAAGGAGCCCGCCGAGGTCGCCTACCAGCAGAAGCACGAGATCGACAAGGCCTACGTGCGCGTCCTGAGGACGCTGATGGAGGGCGAGGGCTACCCGATGATCGGGTCCCACGACCCGCGCCTGATCGCCATCGGACAGGAGCTGGCCCACCAGGCCGGCCGTAAGCTCGACGAGTACGAGTTCCAGATGCTGTACGGCATCCGCAGTGACGAGCACCTGCGGCTGGCCGCCGAGGGCCACCGCATGCGCGTCTACACCGCATACGGCACCGACTGGTACGGCTATTTCATGCGCCGTCTCGCGGAGAAGCCGGCGAACCTGCGCTTCTTCCTCCGGTCGATGGTCAGCAAGGGCTGA
- a CDS encoding CdaR family transcriptional regulator: MGENARVSADYKGDYQELVDEISELLGVPATLENRDFELIAFGAYDSEDELDPAALDPVRTRSILTRRSTATVRSWFEGFGITRATGPVRIPPGPQAGVYRGRICLPVRHRGVVLGYVWLLEADPGPTDAQLAAAMQVAGRIGALLADEAQAGAGLSRELRAVLTAERGWQRDMAVAELRTALGPRADGPHTLVCLAPWPSADPDDAPSPRTVPHASALCTLPWGATGLSLAVLVRLRSPDVPTPALTAAARLLKEAEGAGAARAWGTGARTAAAVAARSGGPGGAAGFAAGVGEPRTGLAELGTVWQEALAAARAALAEPRFGPVAEWARIGPYRLLTALPPESAHDPVVGPLLTPAHRELARTAEVFLDCAGQAGRAAAELGIHRQTLYYRLSRVEQLTGLDLDDGEDRLLLHMALKRARL, encoded by the coding sequence ATGGGGGAGAATGCCCGGGTGAGCGCCGATTACAAGGGTGACTACCAGGAGCTCGTCGACGAGATCTCGGAGCTGTTGGGCGTGCCGGCGACCCTGGAGAACCGCGACTTCGAGCTGATCGCCTTCGGTGCCTACGACAGCGAGGACGAGCTGGACCCCGCCGCGCTGGACCCGGTGCGCACCCGTTCGATCCTGACCCGGCGCTCGACGGCGACCGTGCGCTCCTGGTTCGAGGGCTTCGGCATCACCCGCGCCACCGGGCCGGTGCGGATCCCGCCCGGCCCGCAGGCCGGGGTGTACCGCGGCCGGATCTGCCTGCCGGTACGCCATCGGGGTGTCGTCCTCGGCTACGTCTGGCTGCTGGAGGCCGATCCGGGGCCGACCGACGCCCAACTGGCCGCGGCCATGCAGGTGGCGGGCCGGATCGGTGCGCTGCTCGCGGACGAGGCGCAGGCCGGGGCCGGGCTGAGTCGGGAGCTGCGGGCAGTGCTCACCGCGGAGCGGGGCTGGCAGCGGGACATGGCGGTGGCCGAACTGCGCACCGCTCTCGGCCCGCGCGCGGACGGCCCGCACACGCTGGTCTGTCTCGCCCCCTGGCCGTCCGCCGACCCGGACGACGCCCCCTCGCCGCGCACCGTCCCGCACGCCTCGGCCCTGTGCACACTGCCGTGGGGAGCGACGGGCCTGAGCCTCGCGGTGCTGGTGCGGCTGCGCTCCCCGGACGTGCCGACCCCCGCGCTGACGGCGGCCGCCCGGCTGCTGAAGGAGGCGGAGGGAGCGGGTGCGGCGAGAGCGTGGGGAACCGGGGCACGTACGGCCGCCGCCGTGGCCGCGCGCTCCGGCGGGCCCGGTGGTGCCGCGGGCTTCGCCGCCGGGGTCGGGGAGCCCCGGACCGGTCTCGCCGAGCTGGGCACGGTCTGGCAGGAGGCGCTGGCCGCCGCCCGCGCCGCGCTGGCCGAGCCGCGGTTCGGGCCGGTCGCGGAGTGGGCGCGCATCGGGCCGTACCGGCTGCTGACCGCGTTGCCCCCCGAGTCCGCGCACGACCCCGTGGTCGGCCCGCTGCTGACCCCCGCCCACCGCGAGCTCGCCCGGACGGCCGAGGTCTTCCTCGACTGCGCGGGCCAGGCCGGCCGCGCGGCCGCCGAACTGGGCATCCACCGGCAGACTCTGTACTACCGCCTCTCCCGGGTGGAGCAGCTGACGGGCCTCGACCTGGACGACGGCGAGGACCGGCTGCTGCTGCACATGGCGCTGAAGCGGGCGCGGCTGTAG